In a single window of the Rhinolophus ferrumequinum isolate MPI-CBG mRhiFer1 chromosome 21, mRhiFer1_v1.p, whole genome shotgun sequence genome:
- the GALR2 gene encoding galanin receptor type 2 isoform X1 yields the protein MVASAEEVGSPLSPAQPGLRGISTPMTPEGPGPPGWTARASLGHSKATQQPFLPLGQPPRGTIPLFQLLAPPSDPSASRSPAPAAARLTPPAAPRSRAGRWSPRSRALAKTQTAAGARATIYTLDGWVFGALLCKAVHFLIFLTMHASSFTLAAVSLDRYLAIRYPLHSREMRTPRNALAAIGLIWGLSLLFSGPYLSYYRQSRLANLTVCHPAWSAARRRAMDLCTFVFSYLLPVLVLGLTYARTLHYLWRAVDPVVAGSGARHAKRKVTRMIIIVAALFCLCWLPHHALILCVWFGRFPLTRATYALRILSHLVSYANSCVNPIVYALVSKHFRKGFRKICAGLLRRDPSRASGRVCVVAQGTRSGSVLERESTDLTHLSEVAGPSAPAPAFPSGLASRGILGPSCLDQKAPNGILTVNVT from the exons ATGGTCGCGTCTGCCGAGGAGGTCGGTTCGCCTCTCAGCCCGGCACAGCCCGGACTCAGGGGCATAAGCACGCCGATGACTCCAGAGGGCCCTGGGCCCCCGGGATGGACTGCCCGGGCCTCGCTGGGACACTCTAAGGCCACTCAACAGCCCTTCCTCCCGCTCGGCCAGCCGCCTCGGGGAACCATCCCACTCTTCCAGCTGCTCGCTCCTCCCTCTGACCCCAGCGCATCCCGGTCTCCAGCTCCAGCCGCGGCGAGGCTCACTCCGCCTGCAGCTCCGCGGAGTCGCGCCGGACGCTGGAGCCCCCGGAGCCGCGCGCTCGCCAAGACCCAGACGGCTGCAGGAGCCCGG GCGACCATCTACACCCTGGACGGCTGGGTGTTCGGCGCGCTGCTCTGCAAGGCCGTGCATTTTCTCATATTCCTCACCATGCATGCCAGCAGCTTCACGCTGGCCGCTGTCTCCCTGGACAG GTATTTGGCTATCCGCTACCCGCTGCACTCCCGCGAGATGCGCACGCCTCGCAACGCGCTGGCGGCCATCGGGCTCATCTGGGGGCTGTCGTTGCTCTTCTCCGGGCCCTACCTGAGTTACTACCGCCAGTCGCGGTTGGCCAACCTGACCGTGTGCCATCCTGCGTGGAGTGCGGCTCGCCGCCGCGCCATGGACCTTTGCACCTTTGTCTTCAGCTACCTGCTGCCGGTGCTGGTGCTCGGCCTGACGTACGCGCGCACTCTGCACTACCTCTGGCGAGCCGTCGACCCGGTGGTCGCCGGCTCAGGCGCCCGGCACGCCAAGCGCAAGGTGACGCGCATGATCATCATCGTAGCGGCACTCTTCTGCCTCTGTTGGCTGCCTCACCACGCGCTTATCCTCTGCGTGTGGTTTGGCCGCTTCCCACTTACGCGTGCCACCTACGCGCTGCGCATCCTCTCGCACCTGGTCTCCTACGCTAATTCATGCGTCAACCCCATCGTGTACGCGCTGGTTTCCAAGCACTTCCGCAAGGGCTTCCGCAAGATCTGCGCGGGCCTGCTGCGCCGCGACCCGAGCAGAGCCTCAGGGCGCGTGTGCGTCGTGGCGCAGGGCACCCGCAGCGGCAGCGTGCTGGAGCGTGAGTCCACCGACCTGACGCACCTGAGCGAGGTGGCAGGGCCTTCTGCCCCTGCGCCGGCGTTTCCTAGCGGCTTGGCCTCGCGCGGGATCCTGGGCCCATCTTGTCTGGACCAAAAGGCTCCCAACGGCATCCTGACAGTTAATGTGACCTGA
- the ZACN gene encoding zinc-activated ligand-gated ion channel, with protein MALRLLLHVAVLRLGTTRPLVQGLGFREPAVAWPSFFHLNSPLEVQETRQIPKNGSAPLLVDVQVFVSNVFNVDILRYTMSSMLLLRLSWLDTRLAWNGSVYPRRMVTLPWGSLWTPGLTLQEALWVDWQNQSPQARVDPDGHVELYLALTTETNCDFELLHFPRDQSDCTLSFYALSNTAMELEFQPHVVNEIVSVKREYVVRDLKTQVPPQQLVPCFQVTLRLQNTALKAILALLVPGEALLLADMCGGLLPLQATERTAYKVTLLLGYLVFHSSLVQALPSSSSCNPLLIYYFTVLLLLLFISTMETVLLAGLLARGHLRAKSSPSPAPRGERQDPGHPGPNPEEAPRGVKGSWSSWAEAADHTFFLVYVAGMVCSQFVFAGLWMWATCKSDPAPGEAAPHGGQPRL; from the exons ATGGCCCTGCGGCTCCTGCTCCATGTCGCCGTGCTCAGACTGGGCACCACCCGACCCTTGGTTCAGGGTCTCGGCTTCCGCGAACCAGCGGTTG CCTGGCCCTCCTTCTTCCACCTCAACTCGCCCCTGGAGGTTCAGGAAACCAGGCAAATTCCGAAAAACGGGAGCGCGCCCCTGCTCGTAGACGTGCAGGTGTTCGTGTCAAACGTGTTTAACGTG gacatCCTGCGGTACACGATGTCCTCCATGTTGCTGCTTCGGCTG TCCTGGCTGGACACTCGCCTGGCCTGGAACGGGAGTGTGTACCCCCGGCGCATGGTTACACTGCCCTGGGGCTCACTGTGGACTCCGGGACTCACTCTCCAGGAGGC GCTCTGGGTGGACTGGCAGAACCAGAGTCCACAGGCCCGAGTGGACCCAGATGGCCACGTCGAGCTCTACCTGGCCCTCACTACGGAGACCAACTGCGACTTTGAGCTCCTCCACTTCCCCAGGGACCAGAGCGACTGCACCCTCAGCTTCTACGCTCTCAGCAACACTG cgATGGAGCTCGAGTTCCAGCCCCACGTGGTGAATGAGATTGTGAGTGTCAAGAGGGAATATGTAGTTCGGGATTTGAAAACCCAAGTCCCACCCCAGCAGCTGGTGCCCTGCTTCCAGGTGACG CTGCGCCTACAGAACACAGCACTAAAGGCCATCCTGGCTCTGTTGGTACCTGGGGAGGCGCTGTTGTTGGCTGACATGTGCGGGGGGCTGCTGCCCCTCCAGGCCACTGAGCGCACTGCCTACAAGGTGACCCTGCTGCTGGGCTACCTGGTCTTCCACTCCTCCCTGGTGCAGGCCctgcccagctcctcctcctgcaACCCACTGCTCA TTTACTACTTCACcgtcctgctgctgctgctcttcaTTAGTACCATGGAGACCGTGCTGTTGGCCGGGCTGCTGGCCAGGGGTCACCTCAGGGCCAAgagcagccccagcccagccccaagaGGGGAGCGGCAAGATCCTGGGCACCCAGGGCCTAATCCTGAAG AAGCCCCCAGAGGAGTAAAGGGGTCCTGGAGCAGCTGGGCTGAGGCTGCTGACCACACCTTCTTCCTGGTGTATGTGGCGGGGATGGTGTGTAGCCAGTTTGTCTTCGCTGGACTCTGGATGTGGGCAACATGCAAGTCTGATCCAGCCCCCGGCGAGGCCGCACCCCATGGCGGGCAGCCCAGGCTGTAA
- the GALR2 gene encoding galanin receptor type 2 isoform X2: MNGSGGPGPEDASEAGGGDSWQPEAVIVPMLFALIFLVGTVGNALVLAVLLRSGQAVSTTNLFILNLGVADLCFILCCVPFQATIYTLDGWVFGALLCKAVHFLIFLTMHASSFTLAAVSLDRYLAIRYPLHSREMRTPRNALAAIGLIWGLSLLFSGPYLSYYRQSRLANLTVCHPAWSAARRRAMDLCTFVFSYLLPVLVLGLTYARTLHYLWRAVDPVVAGSGARHAKRKVTRMIIIVAALFCLCWLPHHALILCVWFGRFPLTRATYALRILSHLVSYANSCVNPIVYALVSKHFRKGFRKICAGLLRRDPSRASGRVCVVAQGTRSGSVLERESTDLTHLSEVAGPSAPAPAFPSGLASRGILGPSCLDQKAPNGILTVNVT, translated from the exons ATGAATGGCTCCGGTGGCCCTGGGCCGGAGGACGCGAGTGAGGCGGGCGGCGGGGACAGCTGGCAGCCAGAGGCGGTCATTGTGCCCATGCTATTCGCGCTCATCTTTCTCGTGGGCACCGTGGGCAACGCACTGGTGCTGGCCGTGCTGCTGCGCAGCGGCCAGGCGGTCAGCACAACCAACCTGTTCATCCTCAACCTGGGCGTGGCCGACCTGTGTTTCATCTTGTGCTGCGTACCTTTCCAGGCGACCATCTACACCCTGGACGGCTGGGTGTTCGGCGCGCTGCTCTGCAAGGCCGTGCATTTTCTCATATTCCTCACCATGCATGCCAGCAGCTTCACGCTGGCCGCTGTCTCCCTGGACAG GTATTTGGCTATCCGCTACCCGCTGCACTCCCGCGAGATGCGCACGCCTCGCAACGCGCTGGCGGCCATCGGGCTCATCTGGGGGCTGTCGTTGCTCTTCTCCGGGCCCTACCTGAGTTACTACCGCCAGTCGCGGTTGGCCAACCTGACCGTGTGCCATCCTGCGTGGAGTGCGGCTCGCCGCCGCGCCATGGACCTTTGCACCTTTGTCTTCAGCTACCTGCTGCCGGTGCTGGTGCTCGGCCTGACGTACGCGCGCACTCTGCACTACCTCTGGCGAGCCGTCGACCCGGTGGTCGCCGGCTCAGGCGCCCGGCACGCCAAGCGCAAGGTGACGCGCATGATCATCATCGTAGCGGCACTCTTCTGCCTCTGTTGGCTGCCTCACCACGCGCTTATCCTCTGCGTGTGGTTTGGCCGCTTCCCACTTACGCGTGCCACCTACGCGCTGCGCATCCTCTCGCACCTGGTCTCCTACGCTAATTCATGCGTCAACCCCATCGTGTACGCGCTGGTTTCCAAGCACTTCCGCAAGGGCTTCCGCAAGATCTGCGCGGGCCTGCTGCGCCGCGACCCGAGCAGAGCCTCAGGGCGCGTGTGCGTCGTGGCGCAGGGCACCCGCAGCGGCAGCGTGCTGGAGCGTGAGTCCACCGACCTGACGCACCTGAGCGAGGTGGCAGGGCCTTCTGCCCCTGCGCCGGCGTTTCCTAGCGGCTTGGCCTCGCGCGGGATCCTGGGCCCATCTTGTCTGGACCAAAAGGCTCCCAACGGCATCCTGACAGTTAATGTGACCTGA